In one Plasmodium falciparum 3D7 genome assembly, chromosome: 14 genomic region, the following are encoded:
- a CDS encoding ATP-dependent RNA helicase DBP4, putative — translation MINNKGNVGKGKRIFNKNYGSISKKKKKRNDKLKKDVSNNKDERLELQKRIDETLGLIVEENKRKQYEEKINNDLEKNENVKNFLKSDKTNNNTYDEDELKNNKNKKYKNNLTIIDKNVLTSAEFKTLPISKRTLRALNENNFIYMTNIQYVSLPIVLLNKHIYAQAQTGTGKTLCFCIPLIEKMYRNSIDNYNKILGGIIITPTRELVFQIFEVLNMLNKYHKLNICCAIGGKNEEKEKSIFSYANIIVCTTGRLLYHLENNYYCNLDYLSTLIIDEIDKLIDKSFYDNLKNILLYKPKENCQICLFSATICKFLNVILNTFHIKDYEYVSINDNDKYIESNNVKQIYIECDIYEKINYLYTFLFSKKNKKIIVFFSTCKQVRFMYEVFKKIKVGVMKFLQLHGKLKQTSRLNTYHFFSKKKNFVCLFTTDIACRGLDFSSIDWVIHFDFPDNIETFIHRSGRTGRFTNMGNSLIFLTKQIDNKKLFLNVLKDNNIFIKEKFIKKQKLFDIKNKIHSLNAAFVDIKHLAKKALIIYLRHLYIVMKFKDIKKKIQLNELAYSYGLIEFSQDMINELNINDEKEVQVKKKKSRLEKFLEILKNKKALKNKQNHEKKEEEKYNNTQDEKEYDNDNEQGHEIYDEAHENYMCEIKKKKRVKDISHIDQSQSNENPFIHSDIQSDQDDLFIQKRVEIKDDTPIMLPTKKRKKRVKVAKTLSNSILYDDSGNEIKDDNVKFKILVNELNQNEDHDMEQDTHYDDDDDNNNNNDKYDQKTYIESLKEKIQRDNEKMKISKLRKKKDFIADRKKHEEDSSSTDNTNFSDIQDKDDLEYNESSEGDNGNYNESDDFVKNKKKISEKCDPTDDISDLENKVMMFL, via the exons atgataaataataaaggaaACGTTGGTAAAGGTAAAAGGATTttcaataaaaattatggaagtatatcaaaaaaaaagaagaagagaaatgataaattaaaaaaggatgttagtaataataaagatgaaaGATTGGAGTTACAAAAAAGAATTGATGAGACTTTAGGTTTGATagtagaagaaaataaaagaaaacaatATGAAGAGAAGATTAATAAtgatttagaaaaaaatgagaatgttaagaattttttaaaaagtgataagacaaataataatacatatgatgaagatgaattaaaaaataataagaataaaaaatataaaaataatttaactattattgataaaaatgtattgACATCTGCTGAATTTAAAACATTACCAATTAGTAAAAGAACATTAAGAgcattaaatgaaaataattttatatatatgaccaATATACAATATGTATCTTTACCTATAGTTTTgttaaataaacatatatatgctCAAGCTCAAACCGGAACAGGTAAAACTTTATGTTTTTGTATTCCCTTAATTGAAAAAATGTATCGTAATAGtattgataattataataaaatattaggaGGGATAATTATAACCCCTACTAGAGAATTAGTATTTCAAATATTTGAAGttttaaatatgttaaataaatatcataaattaaatatatgttgtgCAATCGGaggaaaaaatgaagaaaaagaaaaatctaTCTTCAGCTATGcaaatattattgtttgtaCTACAGGAAGATTATTATACCATTtggaaaataattattattgtaaCTTGGATTATTTAAGTACATTAATTATTGATGAAATTGATAAATTAATAGATAAAAgtttttatgataatttaaaaaatatattattatataaacccAAAGAAAATTGTCAGATATGCTTATTTTCAGCTACAATATGCAAATTCttaaatgttatattaaatacattTCATATAAAAGATTATGAATATGTAAgtataaatgataatgataaatatatagaaagtaataatgtaaaacaaatatatattgaatgtgatatatatgaaaaaattaattatttgtatacaTTTCTATTTtctaagaaaaataaaaaaatcattgtatttttttctacatGTAAACAAGTAAGATTTATGTATGAAgtctttaaaaaaatcaaaGTCGGGGTTATGAAATTTTTACAACTTCATGGGAAATTAAAACAAACATCTAGATTAAATACATATCACTTCTtttcaaaaaagaaaaattttgtttgtttatttacAACAGATATTGCTTGTAGAGGATTAGATTTTTCATCTATTGATTGGGTAATTCATTTTGATTTCCCAGATAATATTGAAACATTTATTCACCGTTCAGGTCGAACAGGTAGATTTACTAATATGGGTAATagtcttatatttttaacaaaacaaattgataataaaaaattatttttaaatgttcTTAAAgataacaatatttttattaaagaaaagtttataaaaaaacagaaattgtttgatataaaaaataaaatacattccTTAAATGCTGCTTTTGTCGATATTAAGCATTTAGCAAAAAAAGcattaatcatatatttgagacatttatatattgttatgaAATTTAAagatatcaaaaaaaaaattcaattaAACGAGTTAGCATATTCTTATGGTCTTATTGAATTTTCTCAGGACATGATAAACGAGCTTAAcataaatgatgaaaaggaGGTGCaagtgaagaaaaaaaaatcaagatTAGAAAAATTCCTAGAaatcttaaaaaataaaaaagcactaaaaaataaacaaaaccacgaaaaaaaagaagaagaaaaatataataatacacaagacgaaaaagaatatgataatgataatgaacaAGGACATGAGATATATGATGAAGCAcatgaaaattatatgtgtgagataaaaaaaaaaaaacgtgTAAAGGACATAAGTCATATAGATCAAAGTCAATCAAACGAAAACCCGTTTATACATTCGGATATTCAAAGTGATCAAGATGATTTGTTTATTCAAAAAAGAGTTGAAATAAAAGATGACACACCAATTATGTTACCaaccaaaaaaagaaagaaaagagTAAAAGTCGCTAAAACGTTAAGTAATAGCatattatatgatgatagtggtaatgaaataaaagatGATAATGTGAAATTTAAAATCTTGGTAAATGAATTGAATCAAAATGAAGATCATGATATGGAACAAGATACacattatgatgatgatgatgataataataataacaatgataAGTATGATCAGAAAACATATATTGAATCtttgaaagaaaaaattcaaagagataatgaaaaaatgaaaattagtaaattaaggaaaaaaaaagacttTATTGCAGATAGGAAGAAACATGAAGAAGATTCATCATCTACAGATAATACGAATTTTAGCGATATTCAAGATAAAGATGACCTTGAGTATAACGAAAGTAGTGAAGGGGATAATGGAAATTATAACGAAAGTGATGATTTTGttaaaaataagaagaaaataagTGAAAAATGTGATCCAACAG atgaTATATCAGATTTGGAAAACAAAGTAATGATGTTTTTATGA